tgtatccaccactgctggtgttagaggatgaagatccacctttctggaatttgttgtagttggacttgtacttaagcttgggattcctcctgaatctgacattagagaatctcttgacaatttagGCCATTGattcgtcttccaattgctccagctcttccaaggaataaaaatcatcactagattgatttatagtaggaggatcatattttgctactaactcattttcctcacccttggaaaactgtaccattctttctaattgttgagattgttgttgttgttgaccttcagctacaagtgcagtagatgtgctgaccattctatccttcccatagacttccttctgttgaatctgctccaactcataggtttttaacactccatagagcttgtccaaagaaatctcactcagatctctagcttctctaatggcagtgattctatgttcaagatgagctggcagtgttaaaaggaactttttgttgacctccctgattgaataatactttccattgatgttcaggttgttgatcaacgcattgtacctctcaaacacttcagtaattccttctcctggatttgatttgaaatgttcatattcagaggttaggatttccaacttgttctccctaacttcctctgtgccttcattaattacctcaatagtttcccacatgtgtttagaatttttacagttcatcacatgtctgttcatcaagggatcaagggaatcaattaatattaattgaaggctggcatccaaggaggcttcttccttctcagcaggagtaaaatcttcgggctcttttggataggttctagctttagtagtcatcacaccatctattattacctccggttcaataaccatcggagtttttatacccttctttaacaagtttgaatatttgggatttgcaacttgtaaaaataatagcatcttcttcttccacatgatataattctctttatcaaattgtggaatattaacggttccaactttatgtgaagtcattatgaatttttgaataaataaaattcaaggagttgaaaaatcacaaaagtctaggatcttgatttgttcgttaatcagaaggctctgataccaattgttaggtcccaatttgtttgtagaagggggggttgaatacaaacagtaccaaataattgaataaatgcggaataaaaaatgtgaaacaaaattcaagttaaataaaaatattattaaacttgaaaggtgttacaacaactgtatcgattacaaggtattaatctcaaatcaattatcacaaatctagaataaattcgacatgaactttttctatttttgcaataattagaatcaaatgctaaacgcgatttgagattaagttctagggattttgatccgccagattgttacacaagaacaagagaatgatttctagttgattggatttaactttgcaatctagaaattgatctttgaatttcagcagagaacaatgaaatatttcttggcggctgctgtgttcttgttttttgttttttgGATTGGATTCTGTAAAAGTATTTATcaataaaagtcttctgcttcttttatcaaacaccgaactgaaaaatgtaccggcatgacaatctctttggccagcaagacttttggtatgacaatatttacaactagcaagacaatcaaaatgaactagcaagactttcggtatgactattgattgtcataccgattgtcatattagttcaaataaattgtcttgctgaattaataacatattttaatctaaacagaaattctaataagacaattaaatgtattggcatgactttcggtatgactatcaattgtcataccgattgtcatactagttcaaatgaattgtcttgttttgaatttaagcagattttaaaccaattaaaatcttgtaaatcctcaatattaattctaaattaattaatcaatttaattcaattaatcaataaattaatctttgcagatataatttattttcttaattaaattaaatgacttaattagttaatagagaattaatactaaccctgagcagcaaccattcttctgaaaatcttctgataatcacagtcaattatgaatcaattccaccacttcaacgttgacactcgatgtactgtctggttcatgagtgactaacttccgtgacgtttcttcatgtcttgactttgacactttgattttcttcagattaaatccttgtaattaatgatactctgacgagatctctgtcacttgattaaatccacgatcttgatttatatcactgaggcatgatcaacttcttgaacttcttccagtgaattaactcctcaagtctgtagatgaaccttgtttctgaatcctttgacagatattactttgcgagatctctctgacggtcgatccactatttacttattacattcttatttgagttgagttgaatcctcgaatatacaaatagacctatgacatatgacttacaaacataactcatatatatatacacatatatatttatatatatacatatttatatatatatcaaatcGAGGTTAATTAAGAGAATTTATAAATGTGAAGTGAATAAAATAAATTGGAAATTAATACGAGGTGAGTAAAACAAATACGAGGTGTtgtcatttttaaaattttataataaaactacaaaaactaaataaaaaggaggcgcataaataatataaactaacATTTTATTTACTCTAATAaaaaagaatttaaaaaaaaaaagatgtaacttatttaatataaattttaaagtAAACTCAAGAATGTAGCACCATAGTAGTGATATAAGATATTTTAGTAGGAAGTTTGAGTTTCGATTCTTAGTAGATACAATATTATACCTATGATTAACAAAAATTGTGTGAGCATGACATTTTTATATTTTTCCAACGTAAAAGGATATAATTGTAATTTGACAACCATTAAAATTACTTAATTTACCCCTAACCCTCTTTTAATATACTGAAGAACACTATAataactaaattaaaaaaaagggatgatcaataaataatataaatcagtatttatttgctcaaaaattaaatttataaaaaaaagaatttaataaaaagagagaatatgggttatctaataatttttttaaatgaactCAAAATGTTACTTAACACATTGGTAGCAACATAAAATTGATAATTAGGAGTTCAAATGTTAGATTTATAGTGAAATTGATAATAAGGAGGTAATGCCCTAGTCCTCTTTTACTATACAGAAGAGATTATGCAGATGAAGCTTGGAAATTACATGAAAACAGTTTTTTCACATTTCACATTTGTAATTTAAATTAACCTGTTTAGGCGATGTAAAAGTAAAATTGTAACGTAAAAGATTGCTCAGTAATATATAATAGGAGTAAAtatcaaaaaaaataatatattaggAGTAGAAAACAAAAATTTGATGCATGCTTGTTACACCATATATATCTTCAacaataaattatataaaaaaactttcaaaaaaaattctataaaaattcgtttttttttaatttttaaaattgcTATTTTTCAATTTCCTTTTATCAAAATACGGTTTTCTTGCCATTAGATTCAactagataaaattttaaatattttagatGCAATCAAAAAACCAGTTACATATCTGTTTTATTTTTGTTGCActgtatttttgtaaatatttttctattataattaaattatcaATTTTTTATAAGTTAATAATTTCTCTAAAAATTAATACTAAAATATATATTGATAAATAGAATTCCCCGCATCTTGTTAAAAAAGCGGGATAATacttataaattaataaataatgtTTTTGTAAATTTAATCGTAGTTGTCAAAGTCATATTGAAACAGCGTACTGCGTACGGGTGAGGTGGACAGCCCCACTTAGTTGACTAATTGACTTGTCGTTTTAATTATTCAGAAGATATACAGCCAGCCGTTTGGTGAttggtaatttttttatttttttattaccACACGATTCAGTCGTCCGCAGACCATATTTGACTCTGGTCACCTCCCACACTTTCAATTATAATATCATTTTCAATTTTATACTTCCCCGGTTATAAATTATATGTCCATTTTGAAAAAAGAAAATTTGTTTCAAATTAATTATACATTTCAATTTTCAATGTAAATTTATGGTTTCAAAATGAATACTAATCCACATCTTTcaaatttatattttcaaaattaatcATATACTCTCTTTAATCTATTACATAGATCGTTTGACTTTTTCATGTATTTTTAAGTGGTTTGAAAATtgaataaaaattattatttttaatttttttctgaatTAAATTAGATATGTTAAATTtcaattcaaaaaaaattaaaaaaataaaaattttactATATTTTTAGAGCTCTTGAAAGTACGTGAGAAAAGTTAAACACCCTATATAATGGATGAGAGGGAGTACCACGTATTACATTCATTCAATGTAATTAATGTATTTAATGTATTTTTTTCTTATCAACTTCCACTTTTGTGATTTTTTAAAAGTGGATATGTAATTTGAAACGAATGGTACCCGTAAGGGTTGACTCGGTTGGTTAAAAAGAGGATAACTATCTTTTTGATTACAGCTTTGAATCTCACgagaggagaatttatgattatatctcctgagtcagagtctctcgcttaaatgcggtttaccttggtgTAGGGTTTACCCAATGCGCACCCGAAGGGATAGCGGCTGCGGGTTTACATTAACCATTTTTTTactcaaataataataataataatattttgatTTCTATAGCAACTATGGAGTACAAAGCAAGAGGGTTAAACATGAATTTTTTTTGTATTGTCAAATAAGAAAAATGGACTTTTTTTAACCcttttatattttatttacacTTTAATTTTAAGTTCACTAATTAGGAGAATTATCTAATACCGCTAAAAAATAATCTTATCACTTGGAGTATTTATTTAACGAACACATTTTATTCTTAGGAAACTTATTTAGAAACACCCCGATGTAACGAAACTCACCGACCAACATAATCGAAGTCATTTCTTGTTTTCACCGTCGTACCGCTAAACAAGTCTCAACAGCCTTGCTCAACTGtttgtatcaactacttatatGTGCACATATATAATAAATCCATTTAGTTGCTCACTCGTGTCGATTGCTTACTACACAAAATCTTACAATCAATCTTAAAAAAAATGGCAACTCCAACAAAGAAAGTGCTGCTCACATCAAACGGCGACGAGATCTCTCAAAACATTGCCTTCCATTTGGCCAAACAGGGTTGTTGGTAAGCTCCCCCTCCTATTCCACCTTCTCAATTTTCATTTTTCAAACTCTTTGACATCCTGTAAAGGAAACGAGGGAGATACCGTTAAGATTAGTAGTTGTGTTATTTATATAGATAAATTGAAATCTTATTTGTGTGCCTTGCGGGAGATCATGAGTTCGATTTCCCGTGCCTGtgtgattaattatcaaaaagagaaattttatgtgtgtgtgtgtttgatcAGGTTGGTATTGTTGGGTGATGAGACTTCTTTAAAGAAGACTGCTGAGAAGATAACTAGTAGTTTAAACGGTGTCGTAAAGGTTGAAGTGGTGGGATTGGATATGGAAGATGAAAATGAATTGACTTTTGATCTGGCTGTTGACCAAGCTTCCAAGATTTTGGGTGGTCTAGATTCATTTGTTAGCTGTTATTCATATGAAGGTAATTTCTTTCTTTGTATTGAGCTAATTCTTGTTTGTTTGTGTTTTTTTTATTTGTATAGTTTGTGTGTTGTGCAGTATGATTTGTATATTTAGGGATGATAGTAGCTAATTGGATCTAATACCCAACTCATATTGGGAAAGTGACACGATTTTGTGCATTTGACTATGATCTGAATGATTCTTTGATACAAAGTTTATGTCTTTAGGGTtagctatatttattttttcaagtTGTATTATGTTTTAGAACATTGTGAAATTGATTTATTCCGACAAGACTTGTAATTTGATATTGCCGACCCGGAGTGCAAATTTATGCGCCTAATGTAGTAGAGTAAGTTTCATTTTGATCGTGGTAATTTAGTTTACTTTTATGCTCGTGTTTATTAAATTAGGGACATTGTGGTGTTGTTCAATAGAAGGAAGGTGACTTTGTAATTGGGTGTGTGGACCGTATATATTCAGGAAAAAGAAATCAACTATTAAAAAGTAGTGAATTTTGTCATTTTATTGATACCGGGCAAGGAATATGTTGGTGGTGCACATCCTCTGTCTCTTTATTGAAGAGTTATTCTTCGTTATTAATATTGAGCATTTCATGATATTTAATTGTGAATATTTTTTCGGTTTACACCCATCAAGGCAAGACAGGGAGGACTTCTACTCTCTTAGTAGTCCTGTTGTGTGCAACTTGCGGCCAACTGTTGGTTACTTTCACTCACTACATTAGGTTGGGGTTAGGTTAAATATATGGTGAGTAGATAGATAATCATATCACAATTTGTTTGTCTTCTCTATTTACACAGTCCACATGATTAGAGTTTTTTGTTTAATATGGAATATAAAACACATTAAAGTTCCTAATATGTTATTAATAAAGTTCCAACTATGTAATTTTTTTAGAAAGTTTGTTAGTGTTGTATCATTATTCATTGAGCTAGTGACAAATAATTATTTCTAATTTTAATGTTGAGGGAGTACTTGGTTTTTGTTGAAGGGAATTTACTACTTATCTTCACCCTTGCATTTCTTATTATTGAATTACTTTCTATAATTATTAGCAATTAGTGATACCGTGATACCCTTTATTTCTTGGCTATAATACCTACACACCGTCTGATATGGAATAATATTGTTGACATTTAATCGTAAACCAAAGACTGTGCCTGAGGCCATACTGTGATTTATATCAGGGTGGTGAATGTCTCTCTATTTTCTGTGCACGCATAGGCTTTCTGAAAGTTTAAATCATTAAAAACATTATAGACATGAGCTCTCTTGTTACCCAAATTCACAAAGTCACAGAGTAAGAGAGTATAATAGTAAATCCATTTTAATTATAATGCTAAATATTGAAGACAGTTGGCCTCATTGAGAATGGTAAACACTTTTATTGGTGAGGTCTCAAGTATTTGTCTGACCTTTCTCTTCTGAATTTGTTTGTAAGCTTCTTCAAGTTAACAACGGTTTTTCTGTTTTGTTAGTAATGTTGCTTAATTAGCCAATATTTCTTGATAAACCCTTTACTTTTCTCACTGCAATTTTATTAAAGATGCATATCCTCTTTCTTATCAATGCAAACCTTTTATTGCACTAAAGACATCTCTACTTTAATATGAAACAGGAAAGATGCAAGATCCTCTGCAGCTAGCAGGAGATGAATTTAAAAAGATCGTTAAGATAAATTACATGTCTGCATGGTACCTGTTTAAAGCTGTTGGGAAGCGACTTCGGGATCAGAAAACAGGTGGTTCTGTTGTGTTTGTAACCTCATTAATAGGTGCTGAGAGAGGATTATACCCTGGAGCTGCTGCATATGGTTCTGCTTTGGCAGGAGTGAATCAATTAGTTAGGGTAAGATTTTTTTCTGtctatttaaaattaaaattttttctTTGTGGAAGTAGTCACTGGTATGATAGTCAAATGGTCAGTTGATTTATATGCCGAGTTCTTAAAAACAAGCTCTGTGTTAAAAAAATAGTTGTTAAATGACCAACTTTCCACCTTGCTATATTTCTTAACCTTGTGTACTCGGTCAACCTTGTTTTGGGAAAAAAAACTTCATATCAATTTATGTACAAGATTTTGATTTTATGTCCAGGTTGTGTTGGTTGCCTCTTTTGTCATCACTAGATTTGTCATATGGGTTGTCTTTAGCATTTACAAGACAAACGTTATGACTGGGGTTGAAAACATCAAGAACAGATATGTGTAGAGATGTTTACATCTGTTTATTGTGTATATTTGCACCAAAAACAAGATTATGTCTTCTATAAGTCACAAATGAATATATTGTCACAAAAGTTTATTTAATTCAAGAACAGACTTGTTTTTTCATTGCGAGGCAATGTTCTAGTAGGCCCTTGAGCTGATGTCTTCCTGGTTCCTGCAACCGTTTTTTCTCTCAACCTTATACTGTTTTACTCCCTCTCTCCCTTTACAACATCTACATCTAACATATATATTGGATCTTATTTGCTCAATGTGAATCATCCAAAACTACTTTCGTTTAACAGTCAAAATCTTGGTTACTCAGACTCTCCATATTTGTCCTTATATCCATTCCCACCAGACATGAGATGGGTGTGGGTATGGGATCTGAGTCGGATCCTTCTTATTAAAACTGGACACTTCACCTTGTAGCCTCCCAGTTTAAAATGAAAATTAAGGCCTCCTGGCAACTTGTTATAGAGAGCAGGTCCATAAATGACTTGTTTCCATGTTATTCATTTGATTTAATGCTACAATTAAACTCGAAATGGTGCCACCTGCACACCTTACAATAAACAAGGCTGTACAAATTTTCTTGCTTTGTCCAGAATAGGCGAAAGCAAGTAGAGAGAAGAAAATAGCTGGTTCAATTATAGTTAACATTTGGTATATACAGTTCCCATAGGAAAGTAGTGTCATAAAGAGGTTTGTAGGTGATATTTTCTGCAGTCAAGTGTCctgatatggtttatatggtGTGGTTTAATATGTTTAATCATCTAACTCATGCATGCCAGAAGCTACCAAACAACCTGCTCTTAAATTTATTGATTAGTATTCATATCTCTACCGATCTTTCAAACTCCGTTATAAATTTATGTCATTTATATGATTTATGTATAATTCACATAGCTATCTCTTATTATAATTACCATCCTCAGACAGCTGCACTGGAGGTTGGGAAACACCAGATCAGGGTTAACAGTATTGCACGTGGGTTACATTTAGACGATGAGTTTCCTGTCTCAGTTGGAAAGGAGAGGGCTGAAAAGATGGTGGCAGATGCTGCACCGCTAAACAGGTGGCTTGATGTTAAAGATGATCTCGCCTCAACTGTCATCTATTTAATAAGTGATGGTGCACGCTACATGACTGGCACAACCATTTTTGTTGATGGTGCACAGTCTCTGGCAAGGCCTAGAATGCGATCATTCATGTGAATGTGCATTTAGGTTTTGCAAGTTTAAAGTGCAAGTTCTACTGGCAAAAGTGCCAGAAACTACAATCGGACAATGTCTGTCTATTATGTATTTACTATATGTTGTAATGACTCTTCGCTACATATCTGTTGACGTAATGGCTATTGTATTACGGTGATTCATATGAATGAGTACTGAGGTTATATTTTAAGTATGATGTACACCTTGTTTGATTGAAGAAATGAGATTGAGGGAGAATCGGATGAAATTTATACTAAACTTTTAGTGCTATCTGTCCTATTACTTTGTCGAGAAGCTTGAGACTTCGAATCTCTTCTCCAATATGAAACCTTATATATTTTCTAAAGTAAAATGGTACGAGAACTTCTGTCGGCATTAGACTTAAGCTTCCGGTAATCATGTCCTTCATGCCCTTTTTTAATTGTTGAACATACCTTCTATTTAAATCATGTCTTTTCTGTGCTCAATTTTTGTATAAGAACAGAAGATATGTGTGTGAAAAGCTTGAAGTTCTGTGTAAAGTAACTTTTTAAAATTCTGCACTAGTTAATTTCAACGAACCTACAGTATTGAAATGTCATACTGCAGTCAATAATATTAGACGGAAGTTTCTCAGGTGGATTACAAAAAAGAGGGTCCGGAAGAAGCCCCAGAATTTCCTTTTAAACTTGAACAATTTATAACCATTCACATTCAAATTTATTTATATGAAATTCCTCAAAACTCTAATAATTGTTTATTATCACAAAAGAAGTAGTAGAAAGACGAGCTCTAGCTTAGTTATTTAGTCTCAGTTATTTGTTCGTTACAAACATACATATAACGGTACAGAGCTATCAATGGATATTAATCTGGCCTATATAGGAGGCAACTTATAATAATGTTAATTGTGTGTGGTCTGTAACATGTGTGCTTTGTCCCATTAACTAAAATTCTCGTACTTGAAATTAACAAAAAAATTAGTAGAAAGAAGTGTTTTATTTTGACTGCTTTGTCCATCTttgattttatatttttaaacAACACAAATCAAACATATTCCACGAGATCTTGAATTCTTGATCATATCTTGAATGACAATCTCAAAATTTGAACTTTAACATCTCATAATTCAAAGCATCAATAGCTAGATTGCAACTTTTACCAACCACCTAGCCGCCTCACGTTCTTTCAGGACTTGTAGACCAATTGGTGGTTGCATACTTGCATACGCACACTCATGACACAACCCTACTAAACGTAACATAAATAGGCTTCATTATACTGCTAGAACTGATCTTCTTCCTCCTTTCTACTTCTCTCATTTTCCATTTCTTctcaaattttgataattcttaCTCATGGATGATACTCATTCTGTGCTTTATCTTGGTTCATCAGCCGGGAAACCGTCGTCGACAATGCAGAGTCCTCATCATGGCTCCATAAGTAATAATATTTCTAGCAGCAACAATTTTTTTATCAACTCTTCTAATGGATTTTCTGAGGGAGAGATATTTCATGGCTCCGCATCATCAGAAATTCAAGGTGGTAATGGTGGTGGAATGAACTTCACGGGGACAAATGATCGGAACGATGAAGTGAACGTAGATGCTAAGCAGAAGAACAAGAATAAGAAGCAGAGATTTGCTTTTCAAACGAGGAGCCAGGTTGATATTCTTGATGATGGTTATAGATGGAGGAAATATGGCCAAAAGGCTGTCAAAAATAACGCATATCCAAGGtttgtcttctttctttcctTTTGCAACTTATTTTTTTCGTCAAACTTACTCTACAACCTTAACTCATGCTTTAAAAATAAGCACTATGCAAGTTCAAATTTGTTAATACGAGTTGTGGAAGAAAGTCTTACGGTGATTAACTCATTAAATAAAGGTTTTGGAGTGAGGCGGAGTGTTAACCATACATTAATCAGCTAAGTGTTTCGGATTTCATTGAAGTTAATAACTAAAGGCACATATGTGGATGCAGAAACTACTACAAGTGTACACATCAAGGATGCAATGTGAAGAAGCAAGTCCAACGCCTGGACAAGGATGAAACAGTTGTGGTGACTACTTATGAAGGGGTGCACACACACTCTATTGCGAAGCCCTCTGACAATTTTCAACAGATATTGAGTGAGATGAAGATTTTCCCTCCCTGTTAAATTCATATATAGATAAACGTAACTTTGTTTTATATCGATCTTTACATCTCACGTCTCTGAGTTATTTCACCTTGTCACCTCACAAGGGAAATAAATCCTTTGATTTGTTTCACAGTGTTAACACTCACACTGTCACGCAGACTAGTGGAAAATAAACAAATGCAATGGCAATATGCTACTATGCAAGATGTTACATGACTATTTCATTCCATACTTGTAGTAATATCACTCTAATTCTTTATCTCTTTGATGTCTGTATAATTTTTTGTATTAACGAAGAAATTCAGTGATAATTCAGGAAACGTTGCTACAGCTATACTGGTGATTGTCAATGATAAGCTATCAAATGTAATTCTAGGGAAGTAAGTCATCTAAATAGGATAAGTTTCTCATCCCTAAAACCACATTAGACTGGACCACGGCCTTTAATTCAATCACTCATAGGAACTCAACTATTTGGAAAGAAAAATAACCACTCATCCTAAAACTTTTAAGGTGTGCTCATGATCTTTTGTTATTCAACACCTCCTCAATCGTATGATACATAATCTTATGTTATTTAACACTCTCTGAGATACGTTTTGTACCGATTGACCCGACAAGATACATAACCAAAACGCACCGTGATAACAAAGTTCTAATATGATCTTATGTTATTCGAACACTATTTTCTGGAAGTACAGCTTCATAGACCATAATTTGTCGGAGTCGATGCCCATCATGTACAACTTATAAACCACGAAAATTTAACTGTTTGTAGGCAAGCCTTTTGATATTAGTTACTAAAGGGGTATGCCTGTGCAATGCCAATTAGTTTGGATGGGTCTGGTCTGGTCTTTAGGACAACTAGGGCTAATTAGAATTGTATTTCACTGCTCCTGATAAAACAGAACAAAAAAGGAATAAGGATGTTGCTCTTATCCTGGGCCCAAAATAGATGAGGCCTCCTCTAAAGTGTCTAGTTCTTTTATTCTAGATAATGATCAATGCAGACTAAGCTTGATAATAAATTGGGCCTGTAAGTATATATATCTTGGTCATTTTCCTTTGAACAAATGTTCTAAACTAAACATTATACTGTTCGTAAACAACGAGAAGATGTTTAACTTTTTTCCGTTCTGAAATagaatatttatatatttttcagaaattattcaTTTTTTCCTCAAAGAAACAAACCAGCGCACTTGTGTTTTATGGACGATTCTAAGGGGTGTTTGGTTGATGATTAATGTGTCCGGTTAACGGGATTCAGAACCTTAAATCCATGATAGTATTTGGATTAACAATTTATTGGTGAAAAATGAGTACTGCATTCCCACTTGGGTAAATTAAATCCACCATAACTCTTAGGTGTGTTCACTTGGAGAGAATGTAATGAGGAAGAAATGGAATGCGAATTACAAGCAAAATATATGGAGAAAGAAAGTATATGTGAAAGTATAGTGAATGAAAATTAGTGAGTAAAAATTCTTTATGATGAAGATTGTAGAGAAAATAATGATTAAGGAGAATAGATTATTCCCTCCAAAACACGGGTTACAAGTTTAGTTTAAATTGTTTAGAAATAAAGAATGAAAATTATAAACAactcatccaattttcctaataCAAATTTTATTCGATTCAATTCTCTTCCTATTCCATTTCATCCAAGTGAAGACAACCTTAGGTTTTTATTCATTCTTATTCCCATTCTCAATCTGGTAAAACATTTGGAAAGAGGGAAATAAAAGAGTACATCTTCTAGAAATGCAAATACTCGATCACAACTGTAGTGTATATATCTTTCGATGTCATAGATTGAGATATGCCTTGCTTACTGCTCCGAAGGAACTCCAACTTGTAGATAGAAAATGCATGTGGGTCTTATCACTCAGGTGGGAATATAATATAAATCTTATCTGAATAATTAAAGAGAATGCGAAGCTTTTATTTTCAAGGTCCAGTAGGTGTCTCA
This sequence is a window from Apium graveolens cultivar Ventura chromosome 9, ASM990537v1, whole genome shotgun sequence. Protein-coding genes within it:
- the LOC141683912 gene encoding uncharacterized protein LOC141683912; translated protein: MATPTKKVLLTSNGDEISQNIAFHLAKQGCWLVLLGDETSLKKTAEKITSSLNGVVKVEVVGLDMEDENELTFDLAVDQASKILGGLDSFVSCYSYEGKMQDPLQLAGDEFKKIVKINYMSAWYLFKAVGKRLRDQKTGGSVVFVTSLIGAERGLYPGAAAYGSALAGVNQLVRTAALEVGKHQIRVNSIARGLHLDDEFPVSVGKERAEKMVADAAPLNRWLDVKDDLASTVIYLISDGARYMTGTTIFVDGAQSLARPRMRSFM
- the LOC141682895 gene encoding putative WRKY transcription factor 43 codes for the protein MDDTHSVLYLGSSAGKPSSTMQSPHHGSISNNISSSNNFFINSSNGFSEGEIFHGSASSEIQGGNGGGMNFTGTNDRNDEVNVDAKQKNKNKKQRFAFQTRSQVDILDDGYRWRKYGQKAVKNNAYPRNYYKCTHQGCNVKKQVQRLDKDETVVVTTYEGVHTHSIAKPSDNFQQILSEMKIFPPC